The following proteins are encoded in a genomic region of Candidatus Zixiibacteriota bacterium:
- a CDS encoding TonB-dependent receptor yields MEATLSTTRRPRASRFFSIAFATFVVLLLCGWWSNVAAQSPTTGRIMGKVVTRDTGEPLIGASVMIDGTKLGAMADLDGNYILNNVPLGVHRLIVSAIGHTRTIIDSVTVEAGQTAKLDFGLKSEAVVGQDVVVEAARVKDTEAALLNLRQQAPAAQDAISSEVMSRSGASDAAAALTRVTGSSVIDGRTAVVRGLSGRYSNTQLNGAQLPSTDPDKPAVQLDLIPAGLLDNITVQKTFTPDRQGNFSGGAINLSTKDLPERMTLKFSSSVSCNSNVSLHDGVLTHSSGPKEWLGFDDGFRSAPAEIVDSSFRTPGYTTVGDSRNAAGAEYLDRIAKALSRDFAFTERRAPLNQGYGLSFGNLYQLFNRPLGVLGSLTYSRNNSYSGDGIYRRYEVERIGTEVTGLGTYLDYADRKASEEVLWGGLLTANLLLSPNHRLRFSFNRNQHGEKISRQVEGIYTSYTVEAGQRLRSHVWQYTERSMQALQYGGEHSVKLPLLNRTRIEWSASTSRNRQDDPDLRFWTDIANYDENDSLISAGIVTGFPYPTHFFRYLTETNREYKVDFSVPIEFANPGSKLRFGTAIFDKSRSQDNWLIRLNPSERPDLFSSYNGDPGSILTDDKIGKIDSTFNSYTNSWNYLWGIVPENLTQKADVYRGDQDILAFYGMLDWKLTSRFDLIAGARLEHTDQWVETIDTTSLDFRGAYNVSDWLPSVNLVYHAQPDMNLRGAFSITTARPTIREMAPFYSYEFLTGNNNIGNPRLTRTLIRNWDLRWEWFTRPGEVIAVSGFYKHFSDPIERFNLSENGDISFLNVSRALVYGAEFEVRRRLDHTGIAPLRNLQLGANLTIVQSEVDIDARELAYRLSNGLTDSTETKRPFGGQSPYVLNFDIAYTSPGATTEIAFFYNIFGDRLAEVGYQAPDIFEKSRQQADLSIMQRVFGPLTARFAAKNLFNEDRKLIQTAAGKEYIRSLSREGRTYTIGLSYSL; encoded by the coding sequence ATGGAAGCAACCTTATCGACCACACGGCGGCCCCGGGCCAGCCGATTCTTCAGTATCGCATTCGCTACGTTTGTCGTCTTGCTGCTGTGCGGCTGGTGGAGTAACGTCGCGGCGCAATCGCCAACGACCGGTCGCATCATGGGAAAAGTCGTTACCCGCGACACCGGTGAGCCACTCATCGGCGCCAGTGTCATGATCGACGGCACCAAACTCGGCGCGATGGCCGATCTTGACGGCAACTACATCCTTAACAATGTACCGCTCGGTGTCCACCGCCTGATTGTCTCGGCGATCGGTCATACGCGAACGATCATCGACAGCGTTACGGTCGAAGCCGGCCAGACGGCCAAGCTGGATTTTGGCCTGAAGTCGGAAGCCGTCGTCGGCCAGGACGTTGTTGTCGAAGCCGCCCGCGTCAAAGACACCGAAGCCGCTTTGCTGAATCTGCGGCAGCAAGCCCCGGCGGCGCAGGATGCTATCAGCTCCGAAGTCATGTCGCGATCCGGTGCCAGTGATGCCGCCGCTGCTTTGACGCGCGTCACCGGTTCCAGCGTGATCGATGGCCGCACCGCCGTGGTTCGCGGTCTGTCGGGTCGCTACTCCAATACCCAGTTGAACGGAGCGCAACTCCCCAGCACCGATCCGGACAAGCCCGCCGTCCAATTGGACTTGATTCCGGCCGGATTGCTCGACAATATCACCGTCCAGAAAACCTTCACCCCTGACCGGCAGGGCAATTTCTCCGGCGGCGCCATCAATCTGAGCACCAAGGATCTTCCCGAGCGGATGACGCTCAAGTTCAGTTCTTCCGTGTCCTGCAATTCGAATGTCTCACTCCATGACGGCGTGCTGACACACTCGAGTGGTCCCAAGGAGTGGCTGGGCTTTGACGATGGTTTCCGCAGCGCACCTGCGGAGATCGTCGACTCAAGTTTCCGTACCCCCGGCTACACGACCGTCGGCGACAGTCGCAACGCCGCCGGCGCCGAATACCTCGACCGCATTGCCAAGGCGCTGAGCCGCGACTTCGCCTTCACCGAGCGCCGGGCTCCGCTCAATCAAGGCTATGGCCTGTCGTTCGGAAATCTCTACCAGCTCTTCAATCGCCCGCTCGGCGTCCTCGGTTCGCTCACCTACAGCCGCAATAACAGCTACAGCGGTGACGGCATCTACCGGCGTTATGAAGTTGAGCGGATCGGCACCGAAGTGACCGGGCTCGGCACCTATCTTGACTACGCCGATCGAAAAGCTTCCGAGGAAGTACTCTGGGGCGGTCTGCTGACCGCCAACCTGCTGCTCAGTCCCAACCACCGACTGCGCTTCAGCTTCAATCGCAACCAGCACGGCGAGAAGATTTCGCGCCAGGTGGAAGGCATCTACACCAGTTACACCGTGGAAGCCGGTCAGCGGCTGCGCAGCCATGTCTGGCAGTACACCGAGCGCTCCATGCAGGCCCTGCAGTACGGCGGCGAGCACTCGGTCAAACTCCCGCTCTTGAACCGCACCCGCATCGAATGGAGTGCCTCGACGAGCCGCAACCGGCAGGACGACCCTGACCTGCGCTTCTGGACCGATATCGCCAACTATGACGAAAATGACAGCCTGATCTCGGCCGGCATCGTTACCGGGTTTCCTTACCCGACTCACTTCTTCCGCTACCTCACGGAAACCAATCGCGAGTACAAAGTTGACTTTTCGGTTCCGATCGAATTTGCCAATCCCGGTTCGAAACTGCGCTTCGGAACAGCAATCTTTGACAAGTCGCGCAGCCAGGACAACTGGTTGATCCGACTGAATCCCTCCGAGCGACCCGACCTGTTCTCGTCCTACAACGGCGATCCCGGCTCCATCCTGACCGACGACAAGATCGGCAAGATTGATTCCACTTTCAACAGCTACACCAATTCGTGGAATTACCTCTGGGGCATTGTGCCGGAGAATCTGACCCAGAAAGCGGATGTCTATCGCGGTGACCAGGATATCCTCGCCTTCTACGGCATGCTCGACTGGAAATTGACCTCGCGCTTTGATCTGATTGCCGGAGCACGGCTCGAGCACACCGACCAGTGGGTTGAAACCATTGACACGACATCGCTCGATTTCCGTGGCGCCTATAACGTCTCCGATTGGTTGCCCTCCGTCAATCTCGTCTATCACGCCCAGCCCGACATGAATTTGCGCGGCGCCTTCAGCATCACCACCGCGCGCCCGACGATTCGCGAGATGGCCCCCTTCTACAGCTACGAATTCCTGACCGGCAATAACAACATCGGCAACCCGCGCCTCACCCGTACCCTGATTCGCAACTGGGATTTGCGCTGGGAGTGGTTTACGCGGCCGGGCGAAGTGATCGCTGTCAGTGGCTTCTACAAACACTTCTCCGACCCGATCGAGCGCTTCAATCTCTCCGAGAACGGCGATATCAGCTTCCTGAATGTCTCGCGCGCACTCGTCTACGGTGCGGAGTTCGAGGTTCGCCGCCGCCTGGATCATACCGGCATCGCCCCGCTCCGGAACTTGCAGCTCGGCGCCAACCTGACGATTGTCCAGTCCGAGGTTGACATCGACGCCCGCGAACTCGCGTACCGTCTGAGCAACGGCTTGACCGACTCCACCGAAACCAAGCGCCCGTTCGGCGGCCAGTCACCATATGTCCTTAACTTCGACATCGCTTACACCAGTCCGGGCGCGACCACCGAGATCGCTTTCTTCTACAACATCTTCGGCGACCGCCTGGCCGAGGTCGGCTATCAAGCGCCCGATATCTTCGAGAAGTCTCGCCAGCAGGCGGATCTGTCGATCATGCAGCGCGTCTTTGGTCCGCTGACCGCACGATTTGCCGCCAAGAACCTCTTCAATGAAGACCGCAAGCTCATTCAGACGGCCGCCGGCAAGGAGTACATCCGCTCGCTCAGCCGCGAAGGCCGAACTTATACAATCGGCTTGTCCTACTCGCTATAG
- a CDS encoding SpoIIE family protein phosphatase, giving the protein MSKDKADIKNPVNPPSVMIVDDEEIVLTSLQSLLRLDTDYRVVTFRSPVEALAELQKHPVDAVISDFLMPQMNGLQFLAEVKRLYPSVPRILLTGYADKGNAINAINEVGLYQYIEKPWDNDHIKLVLRNSLATKSLEETLQQKLRELDEVLRHRDALATREGMLRQELDLARQVQQNLLPRRLPEANGLRIAAKYEPVLEIGGDYYDIQELDESRLGILVADATGHGIQAALSTALLKFAFSTLIKSGQSLPEIVTGMNEILGRGLPENSFVAAIVAILDKRQKSVEIINAGLPHPLIWRRAATTVERVAANGLFLGIDLPLSYCASEATTVSLGPGDRLLLYSDGLSEVPGRDGRFFGDATMIEEIERHAATPLEQLLDWLLQSSREFCDGSQEPDDTTIVAIETI; this is encoded by the coding sequence ATGTCGAAGGATAAGGCTGATATCAAGAACCCAGTTAATCCACCTTCGGTCATGATTGTGGATGACGAGGAAATCGTCCTGACCAGCCTGCAGTCGTTGCTGCGGCTGGACACCGACTATCGCGTCGTCACTTTTCGCTCGCCCGTCGAGGCGCTGGCGGAGCTGCAGAAACATCCGGTTGACGCCGTCATCTCCGATTTTCTGATGCCGCAAATGAACGGCCTGCAATTCCTCGCCGAGGTCAAGCGCCTGTATCCCTCCGTGCCGCGCATCCTGCTGACCGGCTATGCCGACAAGGGCAACGCAATTAATGCCATCAATGAAGTGGGTCTGTATCAGTACATCGAGAAGCCATGGGACAACGATCACATCAAGCTGGTGCTGCGCAATAGCCTGGCGACGAAGTCGCTGGAGGAGACACTGCAACAGAAATTGCGCGAGCTGGACGAGGTGCTGCGCCATCGCGATGCCCTCGCCACCCGCGAAGGGATGCTGCGGCAGGAGCTCGATCTGGCGCGACAGGTGCAACAAAACCTGCTGCCGCGGCGACTTCCGGAGGCCAACGGATTGCGCATTGCCGCCAAGTACGAGCCGGTGCTCGAAATCGGCGGCGACTACTACGATATTCAGGAACTCGACGAGAGTCGGCTCGGGATCCTGGTTGCCGATGCCACCGGCCACGGCATCCAGGCGGCACTCAGTACGGCGTTGCTCAAATTCGCGTTCAGTACGTTGATCAAATCCGGTCAATCGCTGCCGGAAATCGTTACCGGCATGAATGAGATCCTGGGGCGCGGCCTGCCGGAAAATTCCTTTGTCGCGGCGATCGTCGCGATTCTGGACAAACGGCAGAAGTCGGTCGAGATCATCAACGCCGGGCTGCCGCATCCGCTGATCTGGCGGCGCGCCGCCACCACAGTCGAGCGGGTCGCCGCCAACGGGTTGTTCCTCGGCATCGACCTGCCCCTGAGCTACTGCGCCAGCGAAGCGACCACCGTCTCGCTCGGGCCGGGTGATCGTTTACTGCTGTACAGCGACGGCCTCAGCGAAGTGCCCGGCCGGGACGGCCGCTTCTTCGGCGATGCCACCATGATCGAGGAAATCGAACGACACGCCGCCACTCCACTGGAACAACTGCTCGATTGGCTGCTGCAGTCCTCGCGCGAGTTCTGCGACGGCTCGCAGGAACCTGACGACACAACCATTGTTGCAATAGAGACAATTTGA
- a CDS encoding response regulator, which produces MSNTAKDSSALDKRETIVIVDDEEMVITSLSSFLSLETEYNVKAFTSVQQALEFIGANDVDLVMSDYLMPEMDGITFLAKVRDLKPQVPRIILTGYADKENAIKAINEVGLFQYLEKPWDNDDILIVLRNGLERNKLMKKLQEKIDEINRAYAELQVLQREIVKAFV; this is translated from the coding sequence ATGTCGAATACTGCCAAAGATTCTTCCGCTCTCGATAAACGCGAGACCATCGTTATCGTCGATGACGAGGAGATGGTCATTACCAGCCTGAGCTCCTTCCTGAGTCTGGAAACGGAATACAACGTCAAAGCTTTCACTTCCGTGCAACAGGCGCTCGAATTCATCGGCGCCAATGATGTCGATCTCGTCATGTCCGACTATCTGATGCCGGAGATGGACGGCATCACGTTTCTGGCCAAGGTCCGCGACCTCAAACCGCAGGTACCGCGCATTATCCTGACCGGCTACGCCGACAAGGAGAACGCCATCAAAGCAATCAACGAGGTCGGCCTGTTCCAGTACCTGGAAAAGCCGTGGGATAACGACGATATCCTCATTGTCCTGCGCAACGGCCTCGAACGCAACAAGCTGATGAAAAAGCTGCAGGAAAAGATCGACGAGATCAACCGCGCCTATGCCGAACTTCAGGTGCTGCAGCGCGAAATCGTCAAAGCGTTCGTCTGA
- a CDS encoding Crp/Fnr family transcriptional regulator yields the protein MLTTIEKVILLQAVDVFADVPTANLAYIAAIAEEVSFAAGTTIFSEGDPATAMFFVLDGRVSLQRDGNEIAVAEANQGFGVWALFDEERRVVTATTVTTVRLLRIESESFAEILADHAEIAQFLLKTLTRRLRSIMERLQLEHGRRPA from the coding sequence ATGCTGACGACGATCGAAAAAGTGATTCTGTTGCAGGCGGTGGATGTCTTCGCCGATGTACCCACGGCCAATCTGGCCTATATCGCCGCCATTGCCGAAGAGGTCAGCTTCGCGGCCGGTACGACAATCTTCAGCGAAGGTGATCCGGCGACGGCCATGTTCTTCGTCCTCGACGGCCGCGTCAGTCTGCAGCGCGACGGCAACGAAATTGCCGTGGCGGAAGCCAACCAGGGTTTCGGCGTCTGGGCACTGTTCGACGAAGAGCGGCGCGTGGTCACCGCCACCACCGTCACCACTGTGCGCCTGTTGCGGATCGAAAGTGAGAGCTTTGCCGAAATCCTTGCCGACCACGCCGAAATCGCCCAGTTCCTCCTCAAGACCCTGACGCGGCGGCTGCGCAGCATTATGGAGCGCCTGCAACTGGAGCATGGCCGCCGTCCGGCTTGA